A window of the Planctomycetia bacterium genome harbors these coding sequences:
- a CDS encoding phage terminase family protein, with the protein MVKLPEMFSSPRAFREALFIETDTGPELLGSKLDPWQAADFASVDNGWKAVARNKTITGPVKLRAYFERPRGHSKTADLAVQVSWVLFATQRMISGVAAAADKDQARLLRDAIEKLISLNPWLSQFLEVQAYKVVNKRSGSTLEILSADAASSYGLTPDFIVLDEITHWINEALFVSLFSAAAKKGTCMLVTISNAGVGQGKSWQWNFREAARLGSEGSDADWHFSTIDGPQASWISPKHLAEQRRILPPVAFDRLWLNKWTTGQGDAITEADILRAITMHEKPTRESFVGATFIAGLDLGIKRDASAIAIGGCEANGGRVRLAHTDSWKAEPGKTLDLMKLEEEIVRLHKEYGFDLFYDPWQAELLAQRLRSRGISVHEVPFSGPNLQKMASATVETFSEGQIELYNDAALLDDLRSLKVVEKSYGYRIDAERGAAGHADRAIALALMLHGSRSTDALGRPGIMFAEGPLPDVYGRIEAMVAAERAKPRPDQPKRLHPWFSGEPSPNAIQLNGRF; encoded by the coding sequence ATGGTTAAGTTACCGGAAATGTTTTCCTCGCCGCGGGCTTTTCGTGAAGCTCTCTTCATTGAGACCGACACAGGCCCGGAGTTGCTCGGATCGAAACTCGATCCTTGGCAGGCCGCCGACTTCGCGTCCGTCGACAATGGATGGAAAGCGGTCGCACGGAACAAGACGATCACGGGTCCGGTAAAACTCCGCGCCTATTTTGAGCGTCCGCGTGGTCATAGCAAGACTGCCGATCTCGCCGTGCAAGTCTCATGGGTATTGTTCGCTACGCAACGCATGATTTCGGGAGTCGCCGCGGCGGCCGACAAGGATCAAGCTCGCTTGCTTCGCGATGCGATCGAAAAACTTATCTCACTCAATCCGTGGCTGTCTCAATTTCTTGAGGTGCAAGCCTACAAGGTCGTAAACAAGCGAAGCGGTTCGACGCTTGAGATTCTATCGGCAGATGCCGCATCCTCTTACGGATTGACTCCGGACTTCATCGTGCTCGATGAAATTACGCACTGGATCAACGAGGCGTTGTTCGTTTCTCTTTTCTCGGCTGCCGCGAAAAAGGGAACGTGCATGCTCGTCACGATTTCCAACGCCGGCGTCGGTCAGGGTAAATCGTGGCAATGGAATTTCCGCGAAGCCGCTCGACTCGGCTCGGAAGGTAGCGATGCCGACTGGCACTTCTCTACGATCGACGGCCCGCAAGCCTCGTGGATTAGTCCGAAACATCTCGCCGAACAACGTCGCATTCTGCCGCCCGTTGCGTTCGATCGCCTCTGGTTGAACAAGTGGACGACCGGCCAAGGCGATGCGATCACCGAAGCCGACATTCTCCGTGCGATCACGATGCACGAAAAGCCAACTCGCGAATCGTTCGTCGGTGCGACGTTCATCGCCGGCCTCGATCTCGGAATCAAACGTGACGCATCGGCGATCGCCATCGGCGGTTGTGAAGCGAACGGCGGCCGTGTGAGGCTCGCACATACGGATTCATGGAAGGCGGAACCGGGTAAGACTCTCGACTTGATGAAGCTCGAAGAAGAGATCGTTCGACTCCATAAAGAGTACGGCTTCGATCTCTTCTACGATCCGTGGCAGGCCGAGTTGCTTGCCCAACGGTTGCGCAGCCGGGGAATCTCCGTGCATGAGGTGCCGTTCTCCGGTCCCAACTTGCAGAAGATGGCATCGGCTACCGTCGAGACGTTCTCCGAAGGGCAGATCGAGTTGTACAACGATGCCGCGTTGCTCGACGATCTCCGATCGCTGAAGGTCGTAGAGAAGTCCTACGGCTATCGCATTGACGCCGAGCGTGGGGCTGCCGGCCACGCCGATCGTGCCATCGCTCTCGCTCTCATGCTCCACGGTTCCCGATCGACCGATGCTCTCGGCCGGCCCGGCATCATGTTCGCCGAAGGCCCATTGCCCGACGTCTACGGCCGCATCGAAGCGATGGTTGCCGCAGAACGTGCGAAGCCGCGGCCTGACCAGCCGAAACGATTACACCCCTGGTTCAGCGGCGAACCAAGCCCCAACGCAATTCAACTTAATGGAAGGTTCTAA
- a CDS encoding phage major capsid protein, giving the protein MSNKYNWGPGYSTRDMQAGRRVITDSGPARDPIKPALTRATSPARRTPNVPNNPARDEEGDEGDDFVERAMHGDLSRQRNTTREVREVIDGYVLPEPRRESRGLPPGDWIDRRYLGQFHEASQENPDERNKRAASIIFGEPSKNEERTLLADFCRAVITDCRQPHAYAKHEWNKRLLSAGTGNAGGFAIPAGYLKLLITDPLPLTSLYDLATKIPTLNNDGTHPTISAVPVVTYGAETAAFDESQPTFGEGTYTMYRRSAMTKMTNNVIEDSDPSVIEIVQKLITEAMRTERERATAIGTGTNEPTGIYHSSGITDVAGVTSISYANLNKLLFRVDIRWSTDPSCVWQMNQVVLGACSGLVDLSGRPIFVQDATTAMRPYILGRPVIVNNSLPNNYVGIGAMKNFCVWDRGILLLSTTDQAGDSWEKGQTWIRISERQGSRYQAPPTSVAFVRSRLLTGIS; this is encoded by the coding sequence ATGTCCAACAAATACAACTGGGGTCCGGGCTACTCGACTCGCGATATGCAAGCCGGACGCCGCGTCATTACCGACAGCGGGCCGGCACGAGATCCGATCAAGCCAGCCTTAACCCGAGCGACGTCGCCTGCAAGACGAACGCCCAACGTGCCGAACAATCCGGCTCGCGACGAAGAGGGAGACGAGGGAGATGATTTCGTGGAGCGTGCCATGCACGGCGATCTCAGTCGCCAGCGCAACACGACCCGAGAAGTCCGAGAAGTCATCGACGGGTACGTTCTGCCGGAACCGCGGCGGGAATCTCGCGGCCTTCCTCCGGGCGATTGGATCGACCGTCGGTATCTCGGGCAGTTCCACGAAGCGTCGCAGGAAAATCCCGACGAACGGAACAAGCGTGCCGCTTCGATCATCTTCGGCGAGCCGTCGAAAAACGAAGAGCGCACTCTGCTCGCCGACTTCTGCCGGGCCGTCATTACCGACTGCCGACAGCCGCACGCCTACGCGAAACACGAATGGAATAAACGGCTGCTCTCGGCCGGCACCGGAAACGCGGGGGGATTCGCAATCCCGGCCGGCTATCTGAAATTGTTGATCACCGATCCGTTGCCGCTTACTTCGCTGTACGACCTCGCGACGAAGATTCCGACCCTGAATAACGATGGGACGCACCCAACGATTTCTGCCGTGCCGGTGGTCACGTACGGAGCGGAGACCGCGGCGTTCGATGAATCGCAGCCCACGTTCGGCGAGGGGACGTACACGATGTACCGTCGTTCGGCGATGACGAAGATGACGAACAACGTCATCGAGGATTCCGACCCTTCGGTTATCGAAATCGTTCAGAAGCTCATTACGGAAGCGATGCGTACCGAGCGTGAGCGTGCTACTGCAATCGGCACCGGCACGAACGAACCGACCGGCATCTACCATTCGAGCGGCATCACGGATGTCGCCGGTGTCACGTCGATCTCGTACGCAAACTTGAACAAGCTCCTGTTCCGAGTAGACATTCGCTGGTCTACGGATCCAAGTTGCGTATGGCAGATGAATCAGGTCGTGCTCGGCGCGTGCTCCGGACTCGTCGACTTGAGCGGTCGCCCGATTTTCGTCCAAGACGCCACGACTGCGATGAGACCTTACATTCTCGGTCGGCCAGTCATCGTCAATAACTCCTTGCCGAATAACTATGTCGGAATTGGCGCAATGAAAAATTTCTGCGTGTGGGACCGCGGAATTCTGTTGCTCTCGACAACCGATCAGGCCGGCGACAGCTGGGAAAAAGGGCAGACCTGGATTCGCATCAGCGAGCGACAGGGCTCGCGATACCAGGCACCGCCTACGTCGGTCGCGTTTGTGCGATCGAGGCTGCTCACGGGCATCAGCTAA
- a CDS encoding helix-turn-helix domain-containing protein, protein MSPTERLAQKRYTVQEVAELAGVRVETVYSWRRVGVKGHKLRFFMIGGRNAILENDLNNWMALTSGLRDEPSAPATIVRTDLQLERAAKLADGKLAAAGC, encoded by the coding sequence ATGAGTCCTACGGAACGATTGGCGCAAAAGCGATACACGGTCCAAGAGGTTGCCGAGTTGGCCGGGGTGCGCGTCGAGACGGTCTACAGTTGGCGGCGAGTCGGCGTGAAGGGTCACAAGCTGCGTTTCTTCATGATCGGTGGTCGCAACGCAATTCTCGAAAACGACTTGAATAACTGGATGGCCCTGACAAGCGGCCTGCGAGACGAGCCGTCCGCACCTGCGACGATTGTGCGAACGGATCTGCAATTGGAGCGGGCCGCAAAGCTCGCTGATGGAAAGCTGGCGGCGGCCGGCTGTTAA
- a CDS encoding DUF5906 domain-containing protein, with translation MSQKARKQGRVSSIDIDRKLTDTANGQRFIRQHAGNVLFVRKWNKWIAWSGRLWDVSGDVQELAKKTGDAIWREVAKVSSEGYDVRDLLRHAKYAHSVRGMRAMASSAASDPSVQVECTSLDAEPMLLCLPDGTLDLAIGELRDHRRDDYITQMIRTEYDSAAECPRWIKFVNEVMDGKEDMVAYLQKAVGYSLTGETKEEALFVLYGDGANGKSTFVETISALMGSYAGVASHDLLLSKGVSHPTEIASMFGKRIVTCSETEYGRSWSEAMVKKLSSREPIAARRMYEDEWSFTPTQKIWLSTNHRPKVRGVDNGIWRRLKMIPFTVTFPPERRNKNLSAELRAELPGILAWAVRGCMNWQRDGLLDPPDVERATTDYRIAEDVVRRFVGEECIQGDDQIRTPAITMYEKFSAWCKASGEEAMTSTMFGIRMKELCETGTAGFRRKAMTTGMFYLGIAPRAASHGIAA, from the coding sequence ATGAGTCAGAAAGCAAGGAAGCAAGGTCGGGTGTCGAGTATCGATATCGATCGCAAATTGACCGACACTGCTAACGGTCAGCGGTTTATCCGGCAGCACGCGGGAAACGTCCTGTTCGTACGGAAATGGAACAAGTGGATTGCCTGGTCCGGCCGGCTTTGGGACGTCAGCGGCGACGTGCAAGAACTCGCCAAGAAAACCGGGGATGCAATCTGGCGAGAGGTAGCGAAGGTAAGTTCCGAGGGGTACGACGTCAGGGACTTACTTCGACATGCCAAGTACGCGCATTCGGTGCGTGGAATGCGGGCGATGGCGAGTTCGGCGGCGAGCGATCCGAGCGTGCAAGTGGAATGCACGTCGCTCGATGCCGAGCCGATGCTGCTCTGTCTCCCGGATGGCACGCTCGATCTCGCCATCGGAGAACTAAGGGACCATCGGCGAGATGACTACATCACGCAAATGATTCGGACTGAATACGATTCAGCGGCCGAATGCCCGCGGTGGATTAAGTTCGTCAATGAGGTGATGGACGGCAAGGAAGACATGGTCGCCTATCTGCAAAAAGCAGTCGGCTATAGCCTTACCGGCGAGACGAAAGAGGAAGCGTTGTTCGTCCTCTACGGCGACGGCGCGAACGGTAAGTCAACCTTCGTCGAAACGATCTCGGCGCTGATGGGGTCTTACGCCGGCGTCGCCTCGCACGACTTGCTCTTGTCGAAGGGAGTCTCGCACCCGACCGAGATTGCGTCGATGTTCGGCAAGCGTATCGTCACCTGCTCCGAGACGGAGTACGGCCGCTCGTGGTCCGAGGCGATGGTGAAAAAACTTTCTAGTCGTGAACCGATCGCCGCTCGGCGGATGTACGAAGACGAATGGAGTTTCACGCCGACGCAAAAAATCTGGCTGTCCACGAACCATCGCCCGAAAGTTCGCGGGGTCGACAACGGAATTTGGCGGAGACTCAAGATGATTCCGTTCACGGTGACGTTCCCGCCCGAGCGCAGAAATAAAAATCTTTCCGCCGAGTTGCGAGCAGAGCTTCCCGGCATCTTGGCGTGGGCGGTCCGCGGTTGCATGAACTGGCAACGCGACGGGCTGCTCGACCCTCCCGACGTGGAGCGGGCAACAACCGACTACCGAATCGCCGAAGACGTAGTTCGTCGCTTCGTCGGCGAGGAGTGCATCCAAGGCGATGACCAAATTCGTACGCCTGCGATCACGATGTATGAGAAGTTCTCGGCATGGTGCAAAGCCAGCGGCGAGGAGGCGATGACGAGCACGATGTTCGGCATCCGCATGAAAGAACTCTGTGAGACGGGCACGGCCGGCTTCCGAAGGAAGGCGATGACCACAGGTATGTTCTACCTTGGCATCGCACCGCGAGCGGCATCGCATGGCATAGCTGCCTAA
- a CDS encoding ParB N-terminal domain-containing protein, with protein MIRHDVHDVCGLWRMHSVERVAELTDDIRKNGVKTPLVVWKNPEERGKLVIVDGQHRAAIAAQLDIDYPFTEFVGSVEEMLAHVTTINVASRQPDAAELERAMTLLNGMLLLCRKAREENKPLETGLRSVKPELLRPKGTMQSKTPRRKKPTVSARTPDASKPGKLGKKLGKS; from the coding sequence ATGATTCGCCACGACGTACACGATGTCTGCGGCTTATGGCGGATGCACTCGGTAGAGAGAGTCGCCGAGTTGACAGACGACATCCGGAAGAACGGCGTGAAGACCCCGCTTGTCGTCTGGAAAAATCCGGAAGAAAGAGGAAAACTCGTGATCGTCGACGGCCAGCACAGGGCCGCGATCGCCGCTCAACTCGACATCGATTATCCATTCACCGAGTTCGTTGGGTCGGTCGAGGAAATGCTCGCTCACGTTACGACGATAAACGTAGCGTCGCGGCAACCGGATGCCGCTGAGTTGGAGCGAGCCATGACTTTGCTCAACGGTATGCTCCTGCTGTGCCGCAAAGCCCGAGAAGAAAACAAGCCGCTCGAAACCGGGTTGCGTTCTGTAAAGCCGGAACTGCTTAGGCCGAAAGGCACCATGCAGAGTAAAACGCCCAGACGCAAAAAACCAACGGTGTCCGCGCGGACACCGGACGCCAGCAAGCCCGGCAAGCTGGGTAAGAAGCTAGGCAAGAGTTAG
- a CDS encoding site-specific integrase, whose translation MPRTNSGFPPLLLSELLVKYLAFAEPYYGGRIDGIKIALRYLRTTYGSTQAEDFGPLALQAIIQRMVADDLSRSYIQSLIRNVRRIFKWAAANQLVAVTTLQALQCVSGPRKGKGEARETKPVVPVDDAVVESTLPHLPPVVADMVRLQRLVGCRPTELCIMRPCDVDRKGDVWSYRPSHHKTEHHGHDRRIMFGPKAQAILLPYLDRPATDYCFSPAEVVAQQNADKMKNPDAAVRRRTRKPKRAPGLCYSEDTYRRAITRACEQAFGMPIELRAASKEYSAAYQRHKRAKQPMPEALLKAEETRREEANLWRERWTWAPNRLRHSAATEIREKFGLEAASNVLGHSRADITQMYAARDWKTAERVARELG comes from the coding sequence ATGCCACGCACCAACAGCGGCTTCCCGCCCCTGCTGCTCAGCGAACTACTCGTCAAGTACCTCGCCTTCGCGGAACCCTATTACGGCGGCAGGATCGACGGGATCAAGATCGCCCTACGCTATCTCCGCACGACTTACGGCAGCACTCAGGCTGAGGACTTCGGGCCGCTCGCTCTCCAAGCGATCATCCAACGGATGGTGGCCGACGACCTATCCCGCTCGTACATTCAGAGCCTCATTCGCAACGTGCGTCGCATCTTCAAGTGGGCGGCAGCCAATCAGCTTGTGGCCGTGACCACGCTCCAAGCTCTCCAATGCGTCTCCGGTCCCAGGAAGGGCAAGGGCGAGGCTCGCGAAACGAAGCCCGTCGTACCGGTCGACGATGCCGTGGTCGAGTCCACGCTGCCGCACCTGCCCCCGGTCGTGGCCGATATGGTCCGGCTGCAACGGCTCGTCGGCTGTCGGCCTACGGAACTCTGCATCATGCGTCCGTGCGACGTCGATCGTAAGGGCGACGTGTGGTCCTATCGCCCCTCGCATCACAAGACCGAGCATCACGGCCACGATCGTCGCATCATGTTCGGCCCGAAGGCACAAGCGATCTTGCTTCCGTATCTCGATCGCCCCGCTACCGACTACTGCTTCTCGCCGGCGGAAGTCGTCGCTCAGCAGAATGCCGACAAGATGAAGAATCCGGATGCCGCTGTGAGGCGTCGTACACGCAAGCCTAAGCGTGCCCCGGGTCTCTGCTACAGCGAGGACACCTATCGTCGTGCGATCACGCGAGCGTGCGAGCAGGCGTTCGGCATGCCCATCGAGCTACGTGCGGCGTCGAAGGAATACTCGGCCGCGTATCAACGCCACAAGCGAGCGAAGCAACCGATGCCTGAAGCGTTGCTCAAGGCGGAAGAGACTCGCCGCGAGGAAGCGAACCTCTGGCGGGAGCGATGGACATGGGCTCCGAATCGACTTCGCCATTCGGCCGCTACCGAGATCCGTGAGAAGTTCGGGCTCGAAGCCGCGTCGAACGTGCTCGGTCATTCGAGAGCAGACATCACTCAGATGTACGCGGCTCGCGACTGGAAGACTGCCGAGCGTGTGGCGCGTGAACTCGGCTAA